A single window of Pseudomonadota bacterium DNA harbors:
- a CDS encoding sigma-54 dependent transcriptional regulator yields the protein MSDAVMVIDRIQGATEQRVHGIRQDNWHLVRANDAASARHLLIDQDLDVKVVVIDLNAVDVGDAAALIESSLRMTDPPVWVVIDDGSSSAETEERIDALDPFAILNPDVPLSRLGGAIRRALAESDRKQRSRSCDSDIAKRHRPDAFLGRSTAAVETRALLEKLASIPLSALLITGETGTGKSLAARIIHHSGPRRNQPLVEMNCAAIPADLLESELFGYEAGAFTGATGRRRGLLEQAHRGTLFLDEIAEMDLTHQTKLLKAIEEKCFRRLGGEREIQVDVQIIAATNRDLASQVQEGEFRADLYHRLNVFSLPLPPLRNRIEDLQDLVPPIIAHYNTQANKRVNRLEEKGWEKIMNYSWPGNVRELRNALERCVLLSEGDTLAQQWLQLGHDHLLSPGVSDSGFFIPMDGSCSLEEIEQRILNHALEKNNGNIAATARMLQTTRDTIRYRLTKTLQTCE from the coding sequence ATGAGTGATGCCGTGATGGTGATCGACCGTATCCAAGGTGCGACGGAGCAACGTGTCCATGGAATTCGTCAGGACAACTGGCATTTGGTTCGCGCCAACGATGCCGCCAGCGCCCGGCACTTACTGATCGATCAGGACTTGGATGTCAAAGTGGTCGTGATCGATCTGAATGCCGTGGATGTCGGAGATGCGGCTGCGCTGATCGAATCCTCGCTGCGTATGACCGATCCACCGGTATGGGTCGTAATCGATGACGGTAGCTCGAGTGCCGAGACGGAAGAGCGAATCGATGCTTTGGATCCGTTTGCCATACTGAACCCCGACGTTCCCCTGAGCCGCCTCGGGGGAGCGATTCGTCGGGCGTTGGCGGAGTCGGATCGCAAACAGCGCAGTCGATCCTGCGATTCCGATATTGCCAAAAGACATCGGCCAGACGCGTTCCTCGGACGAAGCACCGCAGCGGTGGAGACGCGGGCGTTGTTGGAGAAGCTCGCCTCGATTCCGTTGAGTGCCTTACTCATAACGGGTGAGACTGGCACCGGTAAGAGTCTTGCGGCCCGTATCATTCATCACAGCGGACCGCGGCGTAACCAGCCGTTGGTGGAAATGAACTGCGCCGCCATCCCGGCGGATTTACTTGAATCGGAGTTATTCGGCTACGAGGCGGGGGCGTTTACCGGTGCCACCGGACGTCGCCGCGGTTTGCTGGAGCAAGCGCACCGCGGGACCCTGTTTCTGGACGAGATCGCCGAGATGGATCTCACCCACCAAACGAAGCTGCTCAAAGCGATCGAAGAGAAGTGTTTTCGTCGCTTGGGCGGTGAACGGGAGATCCAGGTTGACGTTCAGATTATTGCCGCCACCAATCGAGACCTGGCCAGCCAGGTGCAGGAAGGTGAGTTTCGCGCTGACCTCTATCACCGTCTTAACGTGTTCTCATTGCCTTTGCCGCCATTACGGAACCGGATCGAAGATCTGCAGGACCTCGTTCCGCCGATCATCGCTCACTACAACACCCAGGCCAACAAGCGGGTCAATCGGCTGGAAGAAAAGGGGTGGGAGAAGATTATGAACTACAGTTGGCCCGGCAACGTGCGTGAGTTGCGCAACGCATTGGAGCGGTGCGTGTTGCTGAGCGAGGGTGACACGCTCGCTCAGCAGTGGCTGCAGTTGGGCCACGACCATTTGCTGAGCCCGGGCGTCTCCGACAGCGGTTTCTTTATACCCATGGATGGCAGTTGCTCGTTGGAAGAAATCGAGCAGCGTATCCTTAACCACGCCCTGGAGAAAAACAACGGCAACATCGCCGCTACGGCGCGGATGCTGCAAACCACGCGCGATACCATCCGTTACCGCCTCACCAAAACCCTGCAGACCTGCGAGTAA
- a CDS encoding porin family protein, producing the protein MKKQMTILGATLALGATSQAGWALDRVQPYIGASYVYSSVDDVKIAGADIDLGELEDFDPDEFDDSRSTGKAVAGVQITPWLGVEAQYIYLGEYEQSGFTIDGDAYGAAATLTLPLGDYVGLFVKGGQLWWDVDVEGPGPLDASRDGSNIFYGVGADFILHEHFVIRTEYERIPIDKDEFEANIDLLSLGLQFRF; encoded by the coding sequence ATGAAAAAACAAATGACGATTTTAGGTGCAACCTTGGCGCTGGGTGCAACTTCGCAGGCTGGATGGGCGCTGGATCGGGTGCAGCCCTACATTGGCGCCAGCTACGTTTACAGTAGCGTCGACGACGTGAAAATCGCCGGGGCCGACATTGACTTGGGCGAATTGGAAGATTTCGATCCCGATGAATTCGACGACAGCCGGAGCACCGGTAAAGCCGTGGCCGGGGTGCAAATCACGCCCTGGTTAGGCGTCGAAGCCCAATACATTTACCTTGGCGAATATGAGCAGTCCGGTTTTACGATCGACGGCGATGCCTACGGGGCGGCGGCCACGCTCACACTGCCGTTGGGTGACTATGTGGGTCTTTTCGTCAAGGGCGGTCAGCTGTGGTGGGATGTTGATGTCGAAGGGCCTGGTCCGCTGGATGCCAGCCGCGACGGTTCCAATATCTTCTATGGGGTCGGAGCCGACTTCATCCTGCACGAGCACTTCGTAATCCGCACCGAGTACGAGCGTATCCCGATCGACAAGGATGAGTTCGAAGCCAACATCGATCTCCTGTCGCTAGGGCTTCAGTTCCGGTTCTAG
- the dut gene encoding dUTP diphosphatase has translation MAKVELKILDDRLGKEFPLPDFATAGSAGLDLRACLGRPLELEPGMAELIPTGMAIHLEDTGLAAMILPRSGLGHKHGIVLGNLVGLIDSDYQGQLFVSCWNRGQTAFTVQPGERIAQLVVVPVVRPEFEIVDEFRPSVRGEGGFGHTGRR, from the coding sequence TTGGCCAAGGTTGAATTAAAAATTCTTGATGATCGCTTGGGAAAAGAGTTTCCCTTACCGGACTTCGCCACGGCCGGGTCGGCCGGGCTGGATCTTCGGGCATGTTTGGGTCGTCCGCTCGAACTAGAACCTGGTATGGCCGAGCTCATCCCTACCGGCATGGCGATTCATCTGGAAGATACCGGATTGGCCGCTATGATTTTGCCGCGGTCCGGTTTGGGGCATAAGCATGGCATCGTGTTGGGTAATTTGGTCGGGCTCATCGATTCCGACTATCAAGGACAGTTGTTTGTCTCTTGCTGGAATCGCGGTCAGACCGCTTTTACCGTCCAGCCTGGGGAGCGGATTGCACAACTGGTCGTGGTGCCTGTCGTGCGGCCAGAATTTGAAATCGTTGACGAATTTCGGCCCAGCGTGCGCGGTGAAGGGGGGTTTGGTCATACCGGCCGTCGCTGA
- the coaBC gene encoding bifunctional phosphopantothenoylcysteine decarboxylase/phosphopantothenate--cysteine ligase CoaBC: MSQSLFNRRILLGVTGGIAAYKTADLVRRLREAGAEVRVVMTPAATAFITPLTLQAVSGHPVRTELMDPSAEAAMGHIELARWADTVLIAPASADFLARVAHGFADDLLSTVCLATAAPIVLAPAMNHLMWQNSATQSNVAVLQGRGVVLLGPASGEQACGEVGPGRMLEPAEIVAALDKAKRNGPLEKRRVLITAGPTREPIDPVRYVTNRSSGKMGFAIAAAAAAGGAEVSLVSGPVHIPVPAGVDCIFVETAAQMHGAVLERLENCDIFIATAAVADYRPSEPVGKKIKKDQPALQLEMSRTHDILADVASEKFPPFTVGFAAETDNVEAYAEEKRRRKGVDMIAANQVDGGGLGFESDENALHVFWEGGSSALPRQSKQTLAVALIELIAQRYVLKQQSSQ; the protein is encoded by the coding sequence ATGAGCCAATCCCTTTTCAACCGCCGCATTCTGCTGGGCGTCACCGGCGGTATCGCCGCGTACAAAACGGCCGATTTGGTCCGTCGGCTCCGCGAGGCCGGGGCGGAGGTTCGGGTCGTGATGACCCCCGCCGCCACCGCTTTCATCACCCCGCTAACGCTCCAGGCGGTCAGTGGTCACCCCGTGCGGACCGAGCTGATGGATCCTTCCGCCGAAGCGGCTATGGGCCATATCGAGCTGGCGCGCTGGGCCGATACGGTGCTCATCGCGCCGGCCAGTGCTGATTTTCTAGCCAGAGTCGCGCATGGTTTTGCCGACGATTTGCTCTCCACAGTCTGTCTTGCTACCGCGGCGCCGATCGTGCTGGCACCGGCGATGAATCATTTGATGTGGCAAAACTCGGCTACCCAGAGCAACGTTGCAGTATTACAAGGCCGTGGCGTCGTGCTACTGGGGCCGGCTTCGGGCGAGCAGGCTTGCGGTGAAGTCGGGCCGGGTCGGATGTTGGAGCCTGCCGAGATCGTCGCGGCTTTGGATAAAGCCAAAAGAAACGGTCCGCTGGAAAAACGGCGTGTCTTGATTACGGCCGGGCCGACGCGGGAGCCCATCGATCCTGTCCGTTACGTGACCAATCGCAGTTCCGGCAAAATGGGCTTCGCGATCGCTGCTGCTGCCGCCGCCGGTGGCGCCGAAGTGTCGCTGGTCAGTGGGCCGGTGCATATTCCCGTGCCCGCCGGGGTCGATTGTATATTTGTGGAAACGGCGGCACAAATGCATGGCGCGGTGCTGGAGCGATTAGAAAACTGCGATATTTTTATCGCGACTGCCGCTGTCGCCGACTACCGACCGAGCGAACCGGTTGGAAAGAAGATCAAGAAAGATCAGCCCGCTTTGCAATTGGAAATGTCGCGAACGCACGACATTCTCGCAGATGTCGCTTCGGAGAAATTCCCGCCATTTACCGTCGGTTTCGCTGCAGAAACGGACAATGTTGAGGCCTACGCCGAAGAGAAGCGGCGCCGCAAGGGCGTAGATATGATCGCCGCCAACCAGGTTGATGGCGGTGGGCTGGGATTCGAATCTGACGAGAATGCGTTGCATGTGTTCTGGGAAGGGGGGAGTAGCGCTCTGCCCCGGCAATCCAAACAAACGTTGGCGGTCGCCCTGATCGAGCTCATCGCCCAGCGCTACGTCTTGAAACAGCAGTCAAGCCAGTGA